CAAGTCTGAAGTACCCCATAAAAGCAGGTCCTCATCTTTCAAATGTTTATTCATGGACTTGGTGCTCCTTCTGTGGGGCAGTGTTCATTGACTTGCACGGCTAAGGAATCAAACCAAGCCAAATCCAGCTGAATTTAGCCCTGTTTTCTATGGGGAGGTTGTACAAGTGTGGGCCACAGTGAGAAGTGTGGGCACTGCTCTACTGTCACCCATCTCAGGTTGAGGGCAGCTCTCAAGCATGAAGTGGCTGCTGTCGCCGTTGTGAGTGTGACACACAGGGGCTGTGCATTAGCTCTCTGGACCAGATGGAGTGTCGAGGTGGCACTGACATCTCGGAAACTCTGACAGCTGACAGGGCTTAGGTCACCCctggtgctgctctgctctgtgccaGGGGGTGGCTTGTGGGAATCACGTGGCCTCCAGAGTTCCTAGAAACCAAGTCACACTTTGCTGCAGTTCTGGTTTCTTCCATCAAAGTGCAATTACACAGAGGTGTTTTCATCCCCCCATCCCACCGATCGATCCCTGACAGCACCCAGTCTCTCATTCACTGTTCTGCAGGCCATGGCCACCGAATGAGACAGCGTGGTTTAGGTATGGGGAGTTTAACCTGCCTTACTTACTATTAAGAGAGTGAACAGTCCAAATAAttataatgaaaggaaaatgattttgCATTTGACCTCCAAGTTGTACCTTAAAAAGACAAGCTCCTCCTTGCGCCATAAGTATTAAGTTTGCTGCAAAAGTTTATTCTCAGCCGGTTAGCGTCAGTTGTTAATATACTGCCGCCTGGGTCAGAACcccttgttttcatttgtaacCGCGGTTCTGTGTTGCCGTGGTCCGTACGGCTCACGGAGAGCCCGAGCCCGAGCCCGCTCCCGCACCCCGCGGCCGGAGGGGCGGCGCgctcccgccccgcgcccgccgccccttCAGGCCGCGGGGCCGCCCTCCGCCGGGGGCACCCGGGCCCGCCGCCACCCCGGGCCGAGTCCcacgccgcccgcccgctcccccccgcctgGCCCCCCGTTACCGGCCGCCGCGCGCCCCAGGGAGGCCGCCATCTCGCCGCCCCGCCGCTCGCTCCCAGCCCGGCCGCAGGCAGGCGGGGCctggcggcgggggagcggccgcCCTCCGCCGTCACCGCGgcagcggccgccgcccccggccgcccgAGCCGGGAGCCTTTCGTCGCGGTGATAGCCCGCGGCTGCGTTAGCAGGGCCGGCGCCAGCGGGGGCGTCCCGGTGGGAGGCACCGGCAGCGGCTGTGTCTCGCTGAGGGGCCGGTGAGCCTTCgctggggcgggcgggcgctgcggCCCGGTGCCCGTCCCGGGAGGAGGTGGCTCCCCCGGGCAGGGGCGGGCGCTGCGGCCGCCGCCAGccgggagctgggagctgcgggaGGCGGCGGTGCAGCTGGCTGCTGCCGGGCGCTGCCGTGTGTGAGAAAGGGAGCGTGCAGGAGGCCGGCTGTAGccagggagggctgtggggagagcccTCCAGTAAAGCGTCGGGCAGAAGAGAGTGGGGACAGCGAGCGGGCTCTCTGCTGTGGCTGTGCCCCTGCTGTGTCAGGGGCATTGGACGTGGCACCTCGCTGTGATACATTCCAAATACATAAACAGCCTGTGCCATTTCAAATCTGATAATACCTGAAATAAAGTGCAGATCAAAGTTGGTGGGCAAAAGGGTATTTAAAAGTCCCAAGAGGgactggacaggctggatcgatgggccgaggccaatggcacgaggttcaacaaggccaagtgccaggtcctgcacttgggtcacaacaaccccatgaacgctacaggattggggaagagtggctggagagctgcccagccaAATACGAGCCAgcgtgtgcccaggtggccaagaaggccaacagcatcctggcctgtatcaggaacagtgtggccagcaggactagggcagtgattgtacgcctgtacttggcactggtgaggccccaccttgagtactatgtccagttttgggcccctcaccacaaaaaaaagacattgaggtgctgcagcgggtccagagaagggcaacggagctggtgaggggtctggagcacaagtctcatgagcagcagctgagggagctgggggtgttgatcctggagaagaggaggctgaggggagaccttatcactctctacaactacctgaaaggagggtgtagtggtGGGGGTCAGTCTCATCTCGCAAGCAacaagtggtaggacaagaggaaacagcctcaagttgcaccagggaaggtttaggatggatattaggaaaaatttcttcactgaaaggcttgtcaagcattggaagaggctgcccagggcagtggtggagtcgccatccctggaaggattgaaaagccgggcagacgtggtgctgagggacgtggggtagtggtggtttttgtcagagttaggttgatggttggacttgatgatcttaaaggtcccttccaacctagacaattctatgattctatgattctaatatatGCCACTTTCTGCTTCCCACCTGGGTTGTAAGGTGCCAGCTGTGTCGATGATGTTGGAGAAGCGAGGTACAGGCCATACCCGTGCCTCTGCTGCAGGCCCTGCTCCATGCAATGGGGCTTGATGGTCCAGAGCGCCAAGGAGGACACGCAGAAGCTGCATGGCGGGGCTTTCTTGTCTGTGCGCTgaaaccacttatttttttagTAGGAAAGAAACACGAAAGCAGTAAAGGAACAGCAGAGGCCATGGCAGTTGTGAGGCTGGTCACGGTTTGGACGCAGGCCAGGAAGGGCAGTGGGCAGGGCGGGTGCAGCCGGGGCGGTTTTAGGGACAGATCGCCTCTGTGGGTGGTCTGTGGGTGTAGTGTTTAATTTGACTGTGTAATAAAATTTAAGGAAACGATGTGATGTAAGGTAACAGAGCAGCTGACCGCTGGGCCGCGGTGGCCGTCGGGGTTGGCGTGCAGGTGCCTGCCCCGTTAGCTGGGGGCCTGGAGGCGCTGGGTACCGTCGTGCATTTTGCTGGCAGAATCGGCTGGAACTGCGCGGTTCCAAAATAGCCCTTGTATCTAGGTCAGAGAGACAAAACTGCGGAGTAAGATGTCTGCAGCTTTTACTATATTTAGAGCATTTTTTTTCCGTGCTGATGAACACCCCGCTCTAGAGCAGTACCACGCTCATCCCGGGGGAGGAAGCGGCAGCCAGCCCCGCCAATGGTGGCTGCCATCCCCTGCCCGGCGGCAGAGCCCCGGGCTGGGCGGCAGGCGGCGCGGGGTGGAACCCTCGTGCGCGGAACCTGGGTGGTGGCGGCAGCGGGAGGCGCCCGGACCGCTGAGCCCGAGCACCGGGGGGCGGTGCCGCGTGGCTCCacgcgcggcgggcggcgggaagatggcggcggTGAAGGGGCTGGAGACGGGCCTGAGAGTGGCCGGCGTCGCCGCGGCGCGGCCGGAGCGATTCCTGAGGTACGGCGGGCGGCGGGGAACGCGGGGTTCTGTTTGTACCGGCTGTGTGGGAGCATTGGTAGCTCTAGAGGAAAAACTGGAGGAGACTACCCAAATGTAAAAGCTGAGGAGTAGGGCAGCGGAGGAAGGCAGTTACCTTTTTGAAACCAAGGGCTTGTATCTTGGATGTTTGAGGTGTTTAGTGCTGTGCTATTTACTTCCCCAAAACGTCTGGAGTACTTAAATATGCTCAATATATAAATTTGCAACTATTTATGTTTAAATATGTAACTGTAGAAGGGTGGAATATTCTGTTCAGCTACTACTTCACGCACAAAGTGTAATGAAGCGGAAAGGCTTAATAATTACAATGTCTTTATTTCTAGGAACGCTTAATGTGTAGAAAGTTAAGCAACAGCAGTAACTGTTGAAAAGTGCTATTCTGTAGAACCAAAATACCTAAGCAGGTATATGATTATACCGTGTGATTAACTTAATGGCAGGCGTAAAATGAATGAAAGctaaaaaatgcaaagtaaagtAAATTctgcaaaatagaaaagaaataattaactgttgtgctttttaaagctcctaatttttttttcctgctcttagTGTGCAAGATGGACTGGCTGCTGACTTCAGAGCGTTAACAAAGACTCTCTATGATTTAAATAAAGCTCTGGGGAGTAATATAGTTCATGGGGGTCCTCTAAAAGAGCTGGTGATAGAAAACTTTGATGAAGAACAGATTTGGCAACAACTAGAGCTCCAGAACAATGCAGTTCTCAATTTCTTCAAGAAATCCATTGCAAGAGATGTCGAGGATGAAGATCTTTGCCTTCTCTCAGACCACGAAGAGGACGGCTCTGATGCAGAGACCAACAGCGAGAAGGAATTGGAAGACAACATAATGGAAGCAGAAACTGAACAGAAGAATGTTTATACAAAAGATAAAACTAaagttaaagaaaagcaaagtaaaccCAGAGAAAGCATAAAGCAGAAATACAGTGATGAGGATTCTGATATTGACTTTGATATTGAAGCACTGGAGCAACAAACTAAAACAGCCAAGGAAACCACAttgaaaaaaatgggaagaaaatccATAGTGGATGACAAGTTTTTCAAGCTGGCTGAGATGGAAGCTTTTTTAGACCATGCggagaaagaaaacagggaggaggaggaagaagatattAATTATTTTGAAGACATCATCTCAGATGATGAGGAAGAAGAGTCTGAAGAAGCTAAAGTCAAAGTAAGAATATCAGTAAATCAGTTTTCTGGTCTCTCTTTCCCTGTAAGTCAAGATCTGATACCTGTTAGAGTGACTATAAATTGTTGAACTCTGAGTAGAAACTACCAAGTTAAATTTGATTAGGTGATGAATGATTACTTCTGAAGCTTTAATAATTAACATGAATATCTGATAACAAAATGTCCTACTGTAGGAGAACATACTCTTCTGCTATTCCAGTCTCTCTTTAGATGGGTCTTCAGTTTTTGCATGAATAAAGCAAGAGATGGTATGTCATAAGAAATAAGCGACCTTGCAGAATAGGTGACCCAGCAAATGAAAAAGATGTGTCACTCAGTATTGACATCTAGCAATTACAGATCACTGAGGTGACTGATGCAGAGCAAAGGGCTTTTGGCAACTTCTTTTTCCAGGGACATGGTTTGTAACTCTGATTTAACTTAAGTTGCTGAGTACTTGTTTCAGAAATAAACCTTTTGTTATTTAATAGTACCAGAGATTCACACTATCAAGGAAGAACTGTGCCCAGGGTATGAACAAACCTGGAATGTACGTATTCCAATGAGAAATCAGCAAAATCTACTGCTCTTTGACTTCTGTATATTTAGAGGTCAGAAATTGAttcaagtggtagaatattttaaatacttgtaaAAGAGATTAGTTTTACTAGGGTGCCGTAACACAGGTTAGTGCTTCAGTAAACTGAATTACTGTTACACAAGTAGTGCTATTCCCCAGGTGCTAAAGACTTTTAAGAGGCAGGATGCCCTTAGACTTCTGTCAGTCTGTTTTGATTTgcgtttttggtttgttttttatttgtggtggttttttcccctttccccttcttaGCCAATTAAAAGTTCTAGAGACTTGACATACAAAGATTTCTTTGATCCAGTTGATGACGACGATTTAGTAGCTAATGATGTTGAAGATGATCAGAAAGAGGAAGCAGACAGTGCTATTGAAGAGGAGAATGAGGAAAGCATGTCTGAGTAAGTATATGCATTATTTGCAGTTAAAATGTCCTTGTAATTTTACACTGAAGTGGAGTAGCAAATAAAGTGTGAATTCCAGGCTCACTTTGGTCATAATTTTCCATTCTCTGTTATCTGTATGTTCATGGTTTGCATAGTCACCttatttaaaaagtagtttaTTTACTTCAGGgtttggaagtttttttttttaatatatagaaGTTTCCCTAGTGTCCCCTGCCTTTAGGTTTCAATGAAAGCCTATTGTATTTCTTAACTGTGGGTTAGTTGTAACATGCAAACATTTAATGGCTGAAATACCTTAATGTAAAAAATTATAGAGGattttcaacttttattttctattacattttAATGTTACAGGGTTGAGGATATGAATGAATTGATGATGGAGGATACGAGAAGTAAAGAAGCCTCTAAAAAAGTTACTTTCAGTTTGCCAGATGACAGTGAAACAGAAGATATTACTGATATGCAATTAGAGAAGGGCATTGATCCCAGTGAAATAAAGTCTTCTTTtgagaagagacaggaaaaggtaattgtttttttgtttgttttgctaatACTTCAAAACAGTggcctttttgttgtttgtttttttttttaaatgcttgtggTCAGAGTTTGGCAAATGTGAGGAGGCTATttacatattaagaaaaaaaagtggcttaTCTACATCAGATATATATGCAGTCATATATTCGCTCATCTTTAAGTGAGGAGGAGTTAGAATTACTTGAAATAACTATTAATTTCTTGCGCTGACTTTAATTGTGAGTTCTATGTTTTGAACTTCTTAGGAAATTGTGTTTTTCAGatgagcaaaaaaattaaaagtttagaAGAACAGTTGTTAGAGGAGAAACCTTGGCAGCTTAAAGGAGAAGTGACTGGACAAAAACGACCTGAAAACAGCCTTTTGGAGGAAACAGTACTTTTTGACCATGCTGTTCGAATGGGTAAGCAGGGAGAGAGGGTTTTCCTGAAAGCGTGTTGCATACCATAGtgggttttcttccctttcacctTGCTAAAAACACCTGTGACTCAAGAGCAGGGTAACAAAACACTAAGTTAAACTTATTGTTGCGTTTTTGAGGTTGTGCATTTTCATGTTGGAAACTAtaatattttttgttcatttttaacttaATTGAAAGTTCATTAATTTGGTGGCAGATTTAGTCATTTACAAGCCTTATGTAATACTACTCTTTTCAAGATAGAGGAAAACATTATTTACTCACCTTGTCTTTAATTACAACATTTTTGTTAAGGccttctttttctggtttttattctTCATAGAACAAAAAGTATTTATTGCTGGAGAAACATTTATCttaaaattcttctctttctcctctcagcACCTGTGATCACAGAAGAAACGACTTTCCAGCTTGAAGATATCATTAAACAGAGAATATTGGATGAGGTTAATACTATCTTAACTTATTCCTCCCTATTTTGTTCATAGACTTCATTCACAGGCCACATTCCAAGGATGAGtttgaagcttttaaaatgttaggTGTAGAGTTATCCTAATTAATTTCTGCAACtggttgttttattcttttgcctTGATGAATGTGTCTTTAGATTTCTAAGGAACTCTGTTTTTACATGCCTGTTATGTGCCAGGTTTTggtgtccttcaaaaaaaaaaaagagtgtttgcAGGTTGAACTATAAGGAGTTTATTTGGAATATAATGCCAGTCTGTAAATTTTGTCTGTGACCATAACTGTAGCGCTCTGAGCATTCTGGATACTAACCAAAACTCAATTGTTTACttacttttcttaaaaactgCTGATAAAAAATTTGTATCCTGCAACTTGTTGAGGCTTAttgttgaataaaaaaaaaatgctacataTGAGGGATAATATTTAAATTCTTAAGAAAATTACACATTTGTTATTTGttgtacattttttccccaaTCCACTAAAAATAAGCACACAAGCTAGAGTTGTAagtcttttattacttttttttcaaatgaaagtgTGAAACTTAATGAATTCCTGGGAAGCCACATGCATAAACTAGTTAATGTGTCGGATAAGTAATATGGAAAATATTCTAAATATGCTAAATAGCACCTGATATTTGACTGTAGTTGCATTTGGTCATTAATTTATGACTTTCTCAGGCATGGGATGATGTTgtaccaaaagaaaaaccaaaagaagaGGCTTTTGAATACAAGAAGCGTATCACTTTGGATCATGAAAAGAGTAAACTGAGCCTCGCTGAGATCTATGAGCAAGAATACATGAAACTTCACCAGGTAACCTAAGCGATGTCTTTCCTTTTGGTTTGAAGTTCACATCACATAATCTTACAAGTTCATTTGCACACTGCTAATTCTGCTTTCAGTGTTGTGTCAAGTACTTCCATCTGAAGTATTGAAGTACTTGGCTCTGAACTGCATATTGTGCTGTTATCAGTCTTACTAAAGTAAAATAGCTTTATGAATGGTGGTGCAGTAACATTGTCTTACTACTGTAGCAAAAgactgaagaggaagaaaatcccGAACACAAAGAAATTCAGGAAATGATGGATTCACTCTTCCTGAAGTTGGATGCGCTTTGTAACTTCCACTTCACACCCAAACCAGTGAGTACTTGTTTCATAaagttgtgggttggtttttttccccactctttgAAACTGgatactttaaaatacatttgggaaatggaaagtaaAGTAAACATTGAGTTTTATTGAGCTTGTTCTTAATTCATATTAAATGCACTATAACTGCCtctgaacaaaaccaaatatttggCGTGTTCAGTTAGCTGTAAGCTGCTGTGAGATGGTGTGCTCAGTCATGAATATGTTTCCTTATTTTTAGCCTGTGCCAGAAGTTAAAATAGTTTCGAACCTTCCAGCTATAAGTATGGAAGAAGTAGCACCAGTGGCCGTTAGTGATGCTGCTCTCTTAGCACCAGAGGAGATCAaggtaaatataaataaaaaccatGTAAGGATCCATATTGTTGATAGAAGGGTGTACTGGCGGCCAGATCAATGGGCGAATTCTGACCCCTCCTACACTGGGTTCCTCACCTTGCGGACCTTCTTCCCTACCATTTTAGTATTGCTggttgttgggttggtttttttttaggggggtggatggttgggttggttttttttgtggggttttttgataattggaaggaggggaaagttaattttatttgGCTACACTAGGACATAATACTATGCTTTGATTTTGTTCTTGACTATTATGTGATGGTAATTATTTTCACAACATATGTATGGGAGGGGAAAGCTAAATGACAGTAGGGAAGAGCAAGTAGCATGTCTTTGATCAATTGTACAAATCTTGCTTCCGAGCTTTTGCCAGTTTTTGGCATTTGCCTTACTGCGGCATAGCCCTGAGCTGGGTCAACACTTTAAAGGATGGAAACTCTAAGACAGATTTGAGTACTGTGAAGTGAGCCTTTTCTTTTGCACACTTATGGATCTAGAAATCTTGTCCTCTTCAGGAAAAGAACAAAGCTGGTGATAttaaaacagatgcagaaaagaCTCCCACAGACAAAAAGCGAGAacgaagaaagaaaaagcttcgTAAACGTATGAAgttaagagaaaaggagaaacgTCAAAAGCTTCTTGAAAAGATGAAACCAGAACAAGCCACAAAACTTAGCAAAAAAGCTgctgcagcaaaattaaaaaagcttACAAAAGAAGGCAAAGCATCTCTGCTCAAGGTAAGGCACTCTTAAGTAGCAGCGTATAACTTGGAGCTTCCCAGCCAAAGAATATTGAAATCTGAAGGGTAGATAGTATTTAGctagagagaggaaagggaactTTATCACAAACAATTACAAAGTGTAGGGTTTGTTTCCCTCCCGTCCCTCTTGGTACATCTCCTAATCTTTCTCCATCCCCTCAAAAATTCTTGCACACAAGTGGTGTATCTTATTTATGTCTGAGCAAATATAAAAGGTACATGCAGCTGCTGGAAAAAAGAGGTAGGAAGACCTGGAAAGGACGGATGcatacacctttttttcttttttttttttattttttttatttttctccccctttctccctcttaCTTTCCCCTATGTTCTTTTGAACTCCAATTTTGGAAGGACTCTTCTAATCCATGCTTGTAACTGTGTTACACAAAGTAGCGTTGAATGTCTTTCTAGTCCTGATTTTGCTGATTATGGTGATGGCATGATGTCAGTATAGAGGCCTGAAAAAATAGAGCTCTGGTTGCACTTTGCAGTGATCTCCTTGTTCAAAATGCATGTTTATGTAGATGTTACTGCTTCCAGTATGAATAAATCATACTAAATGGTTGTTGGAACCTTTAGAAGCTTACTCAGAGTATGAAATATATTTGAGTTTTTAAGCAACTTAATCTTTACatatggaaaaatatgaaaaactgtATGATACAATTACTTTATATCAAAGTGTATCCACAAAGCAGAAACAATTGTTTGCATTAGGTactactattttatttatttcagagttcACAAGGTGGTGTTCCTGCAAATACTAAGCCTTATGCTCTTATCTCCTGCATTTGAACCGTCCTGCTTGATTAAATGGGACTACTTGCATGCATAATGGGAGGATGAGGGTTTTATTTAGTTCTTTCTAAGCTTTCGTAACTTAaggtatttcaaaacagaatacTCCTGTTTAACTACTACTTATTGTGGAGCCCTCTTTCTAATCTCATCagattgattttgttttgtgtgctATAAAACAGTAAACTTGTGTACCACCTGTGATGCCTTATAGATTACATTTTAACAGTCTCTGAAATGTTGAGGTATTAGAAAAAATAGGAAGAGTAACTTGATTCCTTCTAAAACGTTTGTACTTACCTGTTAAAAGGAGAGCAGAACACAAAATACAGCGATGTAGTTGCAGCTCATGATATGCAAGGAGCTATTTTTGATGCCTATTCTTACTGGCCATGCTAATTGCTAATTAGAAAGGGAACATGCTCTTTATTTCTTCAGATAGCAGCAGTGACATAAGAATGCAGTGAAAAATATCCTTTGAAAATCAATTatcagttttgttcttttaagtcAAATACCATTATATGTGAGTTAACTAGTAAGTAGTATAATGGTACTGTTCGTACGTTTCTTGGTTATAACGAATATTTTGTCCATGGACAGGATGAAGGGAAAGACAAGGCCTTGAAGTCGTCCCAGGCCTTCTTTTCTCAACTACAAGACCaagtaaaaatggaaatcaaaGATGCCAacaaattaaagaagaaacagaagaagcagaaaacacTCTCTGTTCATAAACTGAAATTGTAATTTACCTTTTTATAGAAGTTGCATCTTGtatatattaaaatgtttctaCATGAATGCTGAATTTGAGTAGCTTTTATTCTGTGTTGGTCTTCAAAGTATTCTGTGAACTTCTAAGGAGCTGTTAAATTCGGAGAGGgcaagatatttaaaataaaagggtCCCTGTGGGTGGGTTGGTGTTGGGCTCGGCGCTTTGCTCCCTAGGCCTGCGCTCCGCCATCGGCGGTGCATTGCTCTGgcctggcggcggggcggggctcgGCCCCACGCGCACCTTCAGGGAGCGATGCGCGGCGTCGGCGCCGGTGCGTgtggccgggcgggcggcgggatgGAGGGatcgggcgggcgggcgggcaggctgCTCCGGTCCGCCGGGCAGGGGCGGGTTCGGCGGCCTCAGGCGCCGCCATCCGCGTCGGGAACGCGCAGAGCCGCCCGCAGCTCCTGCGGCGTGCTGAGCTGGGCGGCCCGCCCGCCACAGGCCCGAGAGAGCACGGCCGCCACTCGGGGTTCCAGGGCGCCACAGCAGCGGTGCACCAGTGCTTGGCACACGCCTGCACGCTCGATGTGCTCTGTAAAGTGGCactaaatacatatatatatgcctATAAATAGCAAAAAAGACTATGACAAAGATTAGAAGACTGTACTCTTACTTTGAATTTTATCTCCAGTTTTCATTTACATCAGCAAGTGAACATAACATGTAAATAGTCAAAGTGTATACTaataatgccatttttttaaGCCATTCCCATGCAGCCGGCCGCGGTGCTCAGCAGCAGTCGTCGTGTGGGTGCTTGCCTGCCTCAGGAGAGGGTAGAGG
The sequence above is drawn from the Rissa tridactyla isolate bRisTri1 chromosome 9, bRisTri1.patW.cur.20221130, whole genome shotgun sequence genome and encodes:
- the MPHOSPH10 gene encoding U3 small nucleolar ribonucleoprotein protein MPP10 — translated: MSAAFTIFRAFFFRADEHPALEQYHAHPGGGSGSQPRQWWLPSPARRQSPGLGGRRRGVEPSCAEPGWWRQREAPGPLSPSTGGRCRVAPRAAGGGKMAAVKGLETGLRVAGVAAARPERFLSVQDGLAADFRALTKTLYDLNKALGSNIVHGGPLKELVIENFDEEQIWQQLELQNNAVLNFFKKSIARDVEDEDLCLLSDHEEDGSDAETNSEKELEDNIMEAETEQKNVYTKDKTKVKEKQSKPRESIKQKYSDEDSDIDFDIEALEQQTKTAKETTLKKMGRKSIVDDKFFKLAEMEAFLDHAEKENREEEEEDINYFEDIISDDEEEESEEAKVKPIKSSRDLTYKDFFDPVDDDDLVANDVEDDQKEEADSAIEEENEESMSEVEDMNELMMEDTRSKEASKKVTFSLPDDSETEDITDMQLEKGIDPSEIKSSFEKRQEKMSKKIKSLEEQLLEEKPWQLKGEVTGQKRPENSLLEETVLFDHAVRMAPVITEETTFQLEDIIKQRILDEAWDDVVPKEKPKEEAFEYKKRITLDHEKSKLSLAEIYEQEYMKLHQQKTEEEENPEHKEIQEMMDSLFLKLDALCNFHFTPKPPVPEVKIVSNLPAISMEEVAPVAVSDAALLAPEEIKEKNKAGDIKTDAEKTPTDKKRERRKKKLRKRMKLREKEKRQKLLEKMKPEQATKLSKKAAAAKLKKLTKEGKASLLKDEGKDKALKSSQAFFSQLQDQVKMEIKDANKLKKKQKKQKTLSVHKLKL